In Pseudomonadota bacterium, one DNA window encodes the following:
- a CDS encoding response regulator, whose product MQRLRVLVVDDDTSLREAVSMMLDDCEMFAHMAENGRQAVQMLQVSQFDLLISDVRMPEMDGFQLLRWVREHRPSMEVIMMSGDDSHTTLLQLMRADADDFLLKPFTADELSDAVERCRQRVNQQQHVRQLPPNLIKQSMHDVHGGLSSVEGITRLLLKKYHQTLDESGRDLLLSVISQVRKLIDHSEEYATQAQAIDQRGHLEDNLLDLQSDVINPVLATLAFEKSRKNIDISNLTQADRRLPIIIGNQVLVKSVVRNLFDNAIKYSPRHGRIDYRIVSAGPFYQVVVENETVSFSAVHDDKQSKIIDSAKRQNHAHSHAGLGLGLNMADFFACRCGGEVRDESTTDGARFIFSLPVPAIRKPDRRSYRIPTGNRMHPGYGLS is encoded by the coding sequence ATGCAGAGACTGCGGGTCCTTGTGGTGGATGACGACACCTCTCTTCGCGAAGCCGTTTCCATGATGCTTGACGATTGCGAGATGTTTGCACACATGGCGGAAAACGGCAGGCAGGCGGTCCAGATGCTGCAGGTTAGCCAGTTCGATCTGCTGATCAGTGATGTGCGGATGCCTGAAATGGACGGTTTCCAGCTTCTCCGGTGGGTCCGTGAACATCGACCGTCCATGGAGGTGATCATGATGAGCGGCGATGACAGCCACACCACGTTGTTGCAGCTGATGCGGGCAGACGCAGATGATTTCCTGCTCAAACCCTTTACGGCGGATGAGCTGTCGGATGCAGTCGAGCGATGCAGACAGCGGGTCAATCAGCAGCAGCACGTACGCCAGCTGCCTCCCAATCTGATCAAACAGTCCATGCATGATGTCCATGGCGGATTGTCCAGTGTGGAGGGGATAACCAGGCTGCTGCTGAAAAAATATCATCAAACCCTGGACGAAAGCGGGAGAGACCTCTTGCTGTCGGTGATTTCCCAGGTCAGAAAACTTATCGATCATTCTGAGGAATATGCCACACAGGCCCAGGCAATTGACCAGAGAGGGCATCTTGAAGACAACCTTCTCGACCTGCAGAGTGATGTGATCAACCCGGTTCTTGCCACCCTCGCCTTTGAGAAATCAAGGAAGAACATTGATATCAGCAATCTTACCCAGGCCGATCGGCGTCTGCCGATAATCATAGGGAATCAGGTCCTGGTGAAAAGTGTCGTTCGCAATCTTTTCGACAACGCCATTAAATATTCCCCAAGACACGGCCGGATAGACTACAGAATTGTCAGCGCCGGTCCATTCTATCAGGTGGTCGTGGAGAACGAGACCGTTTCCTTTTCAGCGGTCCATGACGACAAGCAGTCCAAAATCATTGATTCGGCCAAACGGCAGAATCATGCCCACAGCCATGCAGGGCTGGGTCTGGGACTGAACATGGCAGATTTTTTTGCCTGCAGATGTGGCGGCGAGGTCCGGGACGAAAGCACCACCGATGGCGCCCGTTTCATCTTTTCCCTGCCCGTGCCGGCAATCAGAAAACCGGACCGGAGGTCGTACCGCATCCCGACGGGCAACAGGATGCATCCAGGGTACGGACTTTCATAA